The nucleotide window CGGCGTGGCTTATGCTACACAAAATACGTCATGAGATGAGCGAATACGATCGCCGGAGGCTGCTGACCGGAGTGGTCCGGGCCATACCGGGGATTTTCGGCAGTACCCCTTACCCGCTTTACGATTCCATCCCTGCGAAATACCCTGTTATCATGGGCATGTCCCTTCAAAACTCGAAGCAACCCGCATCCATCAAATTGATTTCGACCGACCGGTCCGCAACTCTCAACGATACCATTCCAAATTTTCGGTCCCGGCACGTTTGCCCAAATTGCGCCGATTTTGAGGTTATTCGTTCGATCCGCGGAGCAACCGAATGGGGATTTACCAAAAAAATATTCGTAATGGCTACGATGTGGATAGGCTCGCTTTACTATGGAGTCAGCCAAAAACATTTGCAAAAGTACCTCGACGAATATGTGTACAGGTACAACTGCGCAATCCGTAACGAATCCATGCTGACAGGCACGCTGAAGTCATGCTCCGCTTATTCCGCCATCACATACCGGGAGCTCATCGGCAAATCCGTACAATCTCCGCGGCAGAACCGGGATGATCTCCCTTGTCTTGTCGGGGCGGCTTGATCCCATGCGCCTTCGTTTGCCGATCGGGTCCATGTTTTGCCGTCTACTTGGTTATCGGGAGTCACAGGGTCACCTTACGCTGGTTGGAACTAGGGAACAAGTATGGTTCGTCCTTTATTTGTTTAGGGCTCGATGAAGATCAAGGCGATTTAACCGATAAAGCTGATTCGAGGGGATAAGTTCCAAAGCAGGTACGGTCGTCGATAAACGTAGACGCCGGTTCGTTCAGGCTGATTCCAACAGGCATTAGTTCCTTTATGCTGAACGAAGGGGATAACATTACAGGTTTGCAGGGGTGATGCACACGCTCCCGACGATCAACCCGGCTACTCGATATGACAATAAAATAAGCTGACACCGACGATTACCGGAGTCAGCCCCAGTCTGAAAGCATTAATCCTCTCTCTCTCAACTTCCGCCCCGAGTCATGCCTCTTACAAAATCGGCGAGATCAGCCGCGTGCACGACTCCTTGATTCGCTGCATGCGGGAGCGGGCTCGGTACATCTCCGCCGTCAACTCGGTGCAGTCCGCCGTATCCCGCTCGAATATGTCCTGAAGCCGGGATACTGTAGCCGTGTCGTACAGGATCGCGTTCACTTCGAAGTTCAGCTTGAAGCTGCGGATATCGAAATTGGCCGTGCCGACCGAAGCGATCTTGCCGTCTACGATGACCGTCTTGGCATGCAGGAAGCCGTTCTGGTACAAATAACACTTGGCCCCCAAGTCCAGCAGTTCGCCCAGATGCGAATACGTCGCCCAATACACCATCCGGTGATCCGGCTTGCCCGGGATCATAATCCGCAGCTCGACGCCGGACAGCATCGCGATTTTCAAGGCGTTCAGCACGCTTTCGTCCGGGATGAAGTATGGCGTCTGAATGCAGATCAGCTGTTCCGCTTCGAAAATCATTTTGATGTACGCGTTTTTGATCTGCTCCATTTCGTGGGTCGGGCCGCTGGAGACAATCTGCACGCCGACCGTCCCCGTTGACTCCAGGCGTGGAAAATAATCAGGATGATCCGGCAGCACCCGGCCGGAGGCCAAATTCCAGTCCATCGCGAACTGCGCCTGCATCTGCAGCACGGAATCGCCTCTCAGACGGAGATGCGTATCGCGCCACGGGCCAAATTTGTTGCTGCGGCCCAAATATTCGTCGCCGACGTTGAACCCCCCGATGTAGCCGTACATCCCGTCGATTATCGCCAGCTTGCGGTGATTGCGGTAATTCACCCGGATGTTCAGATACGGGATGCGCGACGGAAAAAAAGCGGCGGCTTGTCCGCCCGCACGCAGCAACGGCTCAAAAAAACGCCGCGTCAGGTCGGAGCTGCCGATGTCGTCGTACAGCAGGCGCACCTCGACCCCTTCCTCCGCCTTGCGGGCCAGCTCCCGGATCAGCTTGCGGCCGAGCTCGTCGTTCTGGATGATATAATACATCAGATGAATGTGATGTTTCGCCTCCGCGATATCCCGGAACAAGCTGTCGAACTTCGAAGGTCCGTCGACGAAGATGTCGACGCTGTTGTTCTGCGTGTACAAGGCGTGGCTGCTGAGCAGATTCATGTAGATCAGATCCTGGTAGGCGGACATGGCGGGGTCGTTGAATTCGACGCGATGCTTGCGGAAATCCCGCCGTTGCCGTTCGATATATTCGCGGATTTTGCCCTGGTTGGCCAGATGAATGCGGTACAGCTTGAGCCGGCTGAGATTTTGCCCGAGAAACAAGTACAGCACGAATCCGACCACCGGCAGAAACAGCAGCACCATCAACCACGCCCAGGTGACGCCGACGTTGCGCCGTTCCAGAAAAATGACCGTAATGGCCAGCGGCACGTTCAGAATGGAAATTAACGTGTATATGTTTTGAACGATTCCATCCGACCAAGACATACCTGCGTCCGACTCTCCTCACATGCTTGTCGACCTAGGGTCATTTCATTATATGCCAAGTATAATGGAACTTTATTGAAAAGCAAGCGCAAAGCAGGCGAAAAAGGTATTGCCCGCCCCTCGAACCGGCGGACATACCTTTTCGCTCAACACCAGGTGACGAGTGAAACACCTGCGGGTGCCAGCGCCAAATTCAGCCACAGCACCCTGCCGGCCGCTTGGACCGGGGCACGCCGCCTCCTGACTCCCCGTTCGGGAACAACCGCTTTTTTCGCGTTTTCCTCGTTTTCAAGCATCCATTGTTCCAACTCGTAAAGGTTCGTCCACATGCAGCTCCACCCTCTCCGACCGACAATCGTTATATCTCTTTTCACCCTTCACAGGTGTTGTGGAGCTATGATATCATAGGTCAACTCGGTGCGATTAGCCACAGATGTTAATGGCATCCATTACAGATCGCAATCATTCACGGGAGGGCGGAGATGTCAAGATGGACCTGCAATACTTCATCACGTTCCGCGAAGTCGCGCGTTGCCTTAGCTACACCAGGGCGGCCGAACGGCTGGGATACGCCCAACCAAGCGTCACGGTGCAAATTCAAAAGCTGGAACGCCACTACGGCGCCGAACTGTTCGTCCGGAACGGCAAAACTCTGGCGCTGACGGAAGCGGGCGCCCGGCTGCTGCCCTTGGCCGACCGGATCGTCGAAGCGAGCTTCGAGGCCGAGCAAGCGCTGCGGGAGTCGGGACCCGAGAGGCTGCACATCGGTACGATCGAAAGCCTGACGGCGTTTTTCCTTCCGCCGTATCTGCAAGCGTTCCGGCAAGTATGCCCGAATGCGAATCTGCAAATCTTCCCGTCGGCGCAAAACGACGTCATCGCGAATATACGCGATGGCGCCCTCGATATCGGCCTGATACTCGATCCGCCGTTGTCCGATCCGGAGTTGCGCTCGATCCCGCTTCGGCGGGAGCCGCTCCTGCTCGTCTGCACCCCGGGGCATCCACTGCTTCGGCACCGGGAATTGACGGCGGCCGACCTGCAATCGCA belongs to Paenibacillus thermoaerophilus and includes:
- the cls gene encoding cardiolipin synthase codes for the protein MSWSDGIVQNIYTLISILNVPLAITVIFLERRNVGVTWAWLMVLLFLPVVGFVLYLFLGQNLSRLKLYRIHLANQGKIREYIERQRRDFRKHRVEFNDPAMSAYQDLIYMNLLSSHALYTQNNSVDIFVDGPSKFDSLFRDIAEAKHHIHLMYYIIQNDELGRKLIRELARKAEEGVEVRLLYDDIGSSDLTRRFFEPLLRAGGQAAAFFPSRIPYLNIRVNYRNHRKLAIIDGMYGYIGGFNVGDEYLGRSNKFGPWRDTHLRLRGDSVLQMQAQFAMDWNLASGRVLPDHPDYFPRLESTGTVGVQIVSSGPTHEMEQIKNAYIKMIFEAEQLICIQTPYFIPDESVLNALKIAMLSGVELRIMIPGKPDHRMVYWATYSHLGELLDLGAKCYLYQNGFLHAKTVIVDGKIASVGTANFDIRSFKLNFEVNAILYDTATVSRLQDIFERDTADCTELTAEMYRARSRMQRIKESCTRLISPIL
- a CDS encoding LysR family transcriptional regulator, with the protein product MDLQYFITFREVARCLSYTRAAERLGYAQPSVTVQIQKLERHYGAELFVRNGKTLALTEAGARLLPLADRIVEASFEAEQALRESGPERLHIGTIESLTAFFLPPYLQAFRQVCPNANLQIFPSAQNDVIANIRDGALDIGLILDPPLSDPELRSIPLRREPLLLVCTPGHPLLRHRELTAADLQSQPLILGEATCTYREALERSIRDEQVEVQVVSELGSIEAIKQCVKIGLGSALLPQLAVASELESGQLASVPFRENELPPFYIQLIWHRNRYLSPTLQKLAAMLCEPRDSRSA
- a CDS encoding transposase codes for the protein MEFLRFPDEFHSEESCALALFAAKWPNGYVCPRCGSRQCCRIETRRLPLFQCAHCRHQTSLIANTVMSRSRTPLTKWFQALYLMTRPLIGVSASTLKLIIGVTYKTAWLMLHKIRHEMSEYDRRRLLTGVVRAIPGIFGSTPYPLYDSIPAKYPVIMGMSLQNSKQPASIKLISTDRSATLNDTIPNFRSRHVCPNCADFEVIRSIRGATEWGFTKKIFVMATMWIGSLYYGVSQKHLQKYLDEYVYRYNCAIRNESMLTGTLKSCSAYSAITYRELIGKSVQSPRQNRDDLPCLVGAA